The Fusarium poae strain DAOMC 252244 chromosome 2, whole genome shotgun sequence nucleotide sequence AATATTAGTAAGTGGATTTGCTTGGGGACGGTAGTACTTACAGAATGGGCACCAGCTGAAAGACCAAATAATGTGACGTTGCTAGGATCACCACCAAAGGCCTGGATGTTATCCTGCACCCACTCCATCATTAGAATTTGATCTTTCAGTCCCAGATTCAAAGCACCCTCTTTGGCGCTCAAACTTGAGGGCAGGAATCCCAAAGCTCCAATACGGTAGTTGAAGCTTATCGCGATGAATGAATCGGGTGCATTGGCCACCATTGACGCGGTTTTGTGCATCATGGCGGATCCTCTGTTGAAGGCGCCGCCATGGATATACAGGGCAACGGGCAACTTCTCATGTTTATCAGATGTCTTACGAAATATATTCGCCGTCAAACAGTCCTCGCTTTGGTCCAGCTTGGGACCAGGGAGAAGCGCCTTGCCAGGTCCTGCAGGGCCATACTTGGAGGCGTCAATGACAGTgtctggtgatgatgagactTTGACAGGCGGTCGGAAGCGACGATCGCCGGTTGGTGGAAGGGCATAGGGGACACCAAGCCAAGCATCTACAGGTTGGGGTAATGAGTCGTCCAACTTGACGCCGACGAGTTTACCCTGGGGCAAAGAAATGGTGAGAGATTCTGAGTTGATTTGGCTACCCATTGTGAAGAAGTATAGTTACGCGATAATTAATGATAGGTAAAGTGAGGCTCAAGTGATAGGTAGCAGTTAATTTTGAAGGCTGATGCAGGCCAGTGTTTAAAGCAGCGTACGCGAGATTTAGCAATGTCTCTCCTCTCACATCGGCTCCAAAAAGGTCCCCGCATACAAACGGATCCAGGTCCGAGAAACGGAActcaacagcaacaagaTAACTGTCAGTTACGCCCTATCTTATCCTATACAGGCAATAAGAGTCGCATATCAGCGATAGCTAGATCGGCCAACTCGGTATTACCCCGCGTACCGATCTTTAGAAATGGGTCCGGGTATTAGATTTGAGAGCCGAGTATCGGATGCTGATAATAGACTCCGCAAGTCTGGCTATTGGGTAGCTCCTATTGGTTCATGACTCGTAAGTGTGCAGCTTCGTTTGGGTTTGAATCGGAGATAGACTGATAGTGAAAGTGATATGAACTGAAACCCTACTAATTAGGGTAACTGATCAAACAATCTACCCCGGACCGTTGTCTATCATGGATCCAGTTGAATGGCTACGGGATACCTATCGGCTATTAGCTCAGTCAGGATGGCCTAGACATGATAACCATCCTTAGGGATGATCTTCATATAACTCTCGTCATCTGGAATTGTAATATCTAGATAGTCTAGCTTCATCCCAAATCCCGAGtttcttcaacctcttccgGGTCTTTCGTTGTAGATACTCACAAAGGCCTAGCGACTTGGACTTGACACTCCAACAATGTCGCAATTAACACCAGGGCAATCGCCCGATACCAAACACCCCTTCGAGgcaaaagaaacagaagagaGCATAGCAATGAAAAAGCTCAACTCTATGACTCAAGGGGATATCGTCGAACTTGACGCCACAGAATCCTTTCTCCGCGAGCACAACTTCACAAACGAGTACATTGCCGAACTCCTCAACGACAAAGCTCTCAACAAGAGAGTTATACGCAAAGTCGACATGATCTTGCTTCCAATGCTTATGGGAACATATATGCTGCAGTACATCGACAAGAACGCGCTGTCTTACGCAGCTGTGTTCGATCTCTTCACAGACACAGGCATCTCGTCAGATCAATACAGCTGGTTCGCTAGCATATTTTACTTTGCGTACATGGCCGCTGAGTACCCCTGGTTGTTCCTTGCGCAGAAGACGTTGATGGCAAAGGTTGTTTCGGGGTGTGTTATTGCCTGGGGCAGTGTGTTGATGCTAACTGCGGCGGGAAACAATTTCGGTTCCTTGGCGACATGTCGATTCTTTCTGGGTGTGTTCGAAGCGCCGATCACGACATGTTTCATGATGATTGTTTCCATGTGGTATACGCGTGAGCAACAACCTTTTAGAGCCGGTATTTTCTACTGCTGTAACGGTGTCGGAGCAATGGTGAGTACTTTCATTTCATGTAATTGACGAAGCTAACTAGGGGTAGCTGGGTGGTCTCCTCACATATGGTATCGGCCAGATCAAGAACTTTCCTGTCTGGAAAGCTGTCTTCATGACTTGCGGTGTCATGACTGTCGTATGGGGCTttgttcttctcttcttcctccccgATAGTATCATGACAGCACGACACTTCTCGCTTGAAGAACGAGCCCTCCTGATCGGCCGAGGTCGCCTTGCTCAAACTGGTGTTTTGAACAAGACCATTAAATGGAACCAGATCCGTGAAGCCTTTATCGATACTCAAGTATGGCTTCTCGTACTGTTCATGCTTCTTAACGAAACTATTAACGGAGGTGTGGCCAACTTCGGCAAGTTGATCATCAAAGGTGTTGTGAAGGATCCTCTTGAGACTGTTGCTCTGGGTATCCCTATGGGCGGGTTTCAAGTGTTCTGGATCCTTTCTGGAACGTTTATTGCGTCTCGTGTCAAGAACTGCCGAACTATCATCATGGCCGTCTATATTATTCCAACTATCGTTGGTATTTCTCTTCTCTGGAAGATGGACCGTGAGGATCACAAGATTGGTGTTCTGTTTGGTTACTACATCGTCGGTGGATTCGTTTGCTCTTTGGTTCTGGCGATGCAGATGCCTGCTAGCAACCTCGGTGGCTACACCAAGCGCATGACTGCCTCTGCCATGGTGTTCATCGCCTACTGTGTTGGTAATGTTATTGGACCTCATGCGttccttggcgaggaagctCCTCTCTATCAGACCGGATGCATTACTATCTTGGGCTGCTCTGTTGCCCAGATGATGGTAGCGATCCTGCTTCGAATCCTATTGGTTCGGAGAAATGCACGACGAGATGCTGCTGCAGCTGCTGTGGGAACCAACAATGAGGATTTATCAGCCACAGAGGGGACCGACTTGACAGATTTTGAGGTAAAATTCAGAAAATATTCAAGGTTAAGAGGGATAAGCTAACTCCATTTTACAGAACCCTCACTTCCGTTATGTCTTATAGACACGGCAAACTTAATCAGCTCTAGATATCTTAGCTATGTTTGAAGATCAAATATTGAAATAAATAATTCGTGTTATTAGATGAGTCCGTACCTCTATCTCGAGGGTAGTAGAGAGTTTAGCTGcctaagtcttaggatataaaaataagtagtataagagctatagtctaaggagcataaagttacctactaatttcatctcttatacCCCCAGCAGCCAAGTTTTCTGGCACCCTGATGCCAGGCTCGTGATGGTCCAAAGCGGATACACTTTTCGTTTCAACTCCAAAAACATATTACACATCCCGTCAAGACCCTCCTTGCACCAACACCTGTGGCCAAGGAAACACCACATCATAAGTAGAAACACCTGTAAAGAAACATAGTCCCAGAACCCATTCTTGCGTATACAGTTGTAGAGGCTGCCGATCACTATCGTCAGAAAAACGAACTCCGAGGGAGACGTGATGATCCAGTTCGTTTGCAAGGTACTCTTCGTCAACTTGGCTGTCGGACCATAGTGATGTGAAGACATATGAAGGCTCCTCATCTGCCTGACTCAAAAAGCCACCTGAATCGACCGCATCTCGGCCATGAACAAATATCCCTCGAGCCACCGTTGGTTCACCTGACATGTCGCACAGATACCCAAGTGACAAGTTGTGATCCGCATCCATAGCTCTCACTACTTCTTTCGCCATCGACCGACGATACCGCAAACTGAAAGAtccttcctcatcctcaacaaAAGCATCTTCTGCGAGAAGATCGTCCATGTCTTCCACTATACTAGCGTCTTTACCGTGTTTTGCCTTGATCAGCTCACCGAGCTGTCGTAGACGTGTACGTTGATATTCTGAAAGCTGCTGCTCGCCCTGTTGGTTTGGTTGTGACAACCGCGGTGATGATCTAGGTGCTCGAAGGGTTTCCCCAAGTTTCCATAGATGGCCTTTCGTCTCAATGCCCTTTCTTGTGAATTCGACATTTACAAAGCGACAGCCCTTGTTGTATGTTAATCTCTTTTCGCCACCGGGTGCTTTGAAGTCGTCAAAAAAGAGATCGTTCACTTGTTCAAGAACAGTCCCATGAGGTATGTAAACCTCTTCATTGTTGAGTATCTCTCCATTTAGTAAGCGCAGTGCCAATACCGATATATCAAGACTCAGCTCAGTGTCTCCCTTCAGTTGAAGTCTTCCAGCATCCAACCGAGTAGCATACTGGCAACAGTTGGCGATAATGGCTAGACGGTCCCAAGGTTCAGTTACACCTCTCCACTGCACGTCGGAGATTATTGTCCCTGACATAGAAGTGGATGGTGATAGTAGGATCTTGTATCTTCCAGCAGTTTTAAGAATATGAGttatcttctcttcatcctcgctTGTTGCAAAATGATGCCGACGGAACGCCAAACAGAATTTGGTGGCACTCTCAGAGAATTTGACAGACTGAACGCTCAGCTCACCGGGAACTACACCAAACATCGCCTTTTTTCCAATGAGCATGGATCTCTTTGCACGTTCAAGGTCTGAAGCGTGGTGAATCAGAAGGGTCATCTTCAGCCCGGCTTTGTAATTTTCTTGAAAGGTCCACGCTCTTGTCCACCACTTATCACTGGTGATCTCATATAGTAAATTGAGCATTTTCAGCGCTTGGCTATACTCTGCGTTCTTGGCTAGAGCAAATCTTCCGTCGCTGAATTTGACAAGTAAACCCCTCAGAATAGCAGATAGAGTCGCTATCTCGTCCTCACTTTGTATTGGACGTCCAAGCAAAGCAACAGGGTAATCACTAAGTGAATACACCCAGTCCATTGCATCTAGAGCGTGTCTTTTCTGCTTGCATTCTCCATGGGCGGTACAGGTGGGTTTTTTGCATTTCTTCTGGGGGATGCTGTGTCGATCAATCCATAGCAGGGGCACATGATGACATTGCATGTATTTTGTGATCCTATCTAGGACTGAGTTGCGGACAGACGAACGCCAAGCATCTTCTCCGTCTCTTGTCTCGATCAGATGACCCTCGGCCTTGGGATTTTGTGTTTCGTGCTCAGAAGCATCCCAAGTGTATGACAAGGCCACAAAGTTACTGTCAGTAAAACCATCAACATGTTGACGAAACCAATACGGTCTTTCAGATTTGTGGCTTTCATTCGAGTCGAGCTTCCTCTTCCTGGATTGCCGTCTGCCGAGACATTCAAGGCCCTCTACAATCCATTTCATCTTTTGTTGCGGAATTCTGCATTTCTGGGCCTCGATAAGTGATGAGATGATGTCATGTCCGTCTTTCGATGTGTCATCACGAAGGTCATGTTTAGTTGTCATGATCTTAGACGCGTGCTGGACATTTCGGATCCTCAAGTCGCTGGATGATTGGATGCGAAATGAGAAAAGAAGCCCCTGGAGATTCCTTCAAGGAATGATGACGTGAGAGGCTTAGCGTGATGGACGCGTCGTCATGAACCAATTATATCATGTTATTCTGTCACTGCTTTAGGATCTTTCCAGGGTAGCTAGACAGAATTAAACAACATACATTCGAGCATAAAAGATAGCCGCTTGGTTATAGGATCcaaatataaataacctaaaaGCATAGCCTAAATTACATAAAagtacctactaatttcgtctcttatatTCTGGGCAGTTAACATCTTTGGTAACCATATAACAATATCTCGCAACGCAAGACACAAGTCACTCCACAAAATTATGCTTCGATTTCTTTGTAAAAggaaataaaatatataaacaTAATAGTCGTTACAGACTGCCGCTTGAATCCACTCTCGtctattttcttttctctccaACTTGATAGACCACTTCGCAGCGCAAAATGTCAAGGCGTTTTCCAATTCAGTCAACCCAGGACCCTGGCAATGTGAGTTGACAACATGATTTCCCCTTTCCTGCTCGCTTTTGCATCTTCAGATTCTGCTTCCGCTCAAAACGGCTTTCCATAAGGTGATATGCACGCTCCGTCCATTCGAGTGCAATCTTGTACTCCTCATTGATATCGGCTGCCAGTACAGGGTCATCTGGCGATTGCTCAGCAACTAATAATGGCGCAACTGGCCAAGAACGCTTTTCCGGACCGAGAAGCTCTAGATCCTTCCCAGATTTCCAAGCTC carries:
- a CDS encoding hypothetical protein (TransMembrane:12 (i75-92o116-135i142-163o175-195i207-226o238-257i305-323o343-363i370-388o400-421i433-453o459-485i)): MSQLTPGQSPDTKHPFEAKETEESIAMKKLNSMTQGDIVELDATESFLREHNFTNEYIAELLNDKALNKRVIRKVDMILLPMLMGTYMLQYIDKNALSYAAVFDLFTDTGISSDQYSWFASIFYFAYMAAEYPWLFLAQKTLMAKVVSGCVIAWGSVLMLTAAGNNFGSLATCRFFLGVFEAPITTCFMMIVSMWYTREQQPFRAGIFYCCNGVGAMLGGLLTYGIGQIKNFPVWKAVFMTCGVMTVVWGFVLLFFLPDSIMTARHFSLEERALLIGRGRLAQTGVLNKTIKWNQIREAFIDTQVWLLVLFMLLNETINGGVANFGKLIIKGVVKDPLETVALGIPMGGFQVFWILSGTFIASRVKNCRTIIMAVYIIPTIVGISLLWKMDREDHKIGVLFGYYIVGGFVCSLVLAMQMPASNLGGYTKRMTASAMVFIAYCVGNVIGPHAFLGEEAPLYQTGCITILGCSVAQMMVAILLRILLVRRNARRDAAAAAVGTNNEDLSATEGTDLTDFENPHFRYVL